A stretch of Desertifilum tharense IPPAS B-1220 DNA encodes these proteins:
- a CDS encoding RAMP superfamily CRISPR-associated protein produces MSLVVPPSFIITIHMASDWHVGSGTGRGEIDSEVQRDTDGLPYIPAKTLTGILRDGCEQVALALDNGGERGKWHNWVNFLFGDQPTLAQDSIEIEPCPAVLSIRSAYLCKELQNALKARPKLKDAIAFIKPGVTIDCETGSAKPNFLRFEEVVRMDAVLTSKNCTLDFDGYLNITDEQKKMAFALLVAGTKMVERLGGKRRRGNGTCKITLIDDAKTNEWLAYLKENHDKEVGDLPQWEKPKLRSGSQSPEADSTWFTVPLTITTQSPIVLPKRTVGNVVECLDYIPGRYLLGHLHKVFGDRINVGEAIARGNLIITNATIAIDGTAGRPTPFCLFGEKLEGGLSKGQKVYNRFQEPEPKDAQGKEIQTKGERSGYVGKFDGEKLPEYKTVKREVNTHNTIDDESQRPSPETGGAVYSYQAIPAQTELKGALRLPKSIKDYLDINSLNRDIQAGQSKKDQYGLINITADQPKCFETHNQARSDNLLYVWFLSDVLLRDHRLNPTTDPDIFKQVLERELGLDEGSLKVRDNNSLLSLMMRSRRTESWQVRWGLPRPSMLGWQAGSCVVYKVQGEIKAEKLAELEAKGIGDRRAEGYGQICFNDPLLTEKLSHLKREESGTRPDLPALQAIPERDPSFDYARIIETAAWREAIENKALAIASDPKKREEILGIKIDRDKSHPSMSQLGGIRSNLRKLQSNSDIPAMRIWMESLEEKRAKNWEKTNNGLDKIKRLVTDSNLIWQYLALDLEGLVITLNGVEQLKAQLWAEAVRTLVDAIIRAHKRDFEKKEEAA; encoded by the coding sequence ATGAGTTTAGTCGTTCCCCCAAGTTTTATAATTACAATTCATATGGCTAGCGATTGGCACGTTGGCTCTGGTACGGGTCGGGGTGAAATTGATAGCGAAGTTCAACGCGATACAGATGGATTGCCTTATATTCCTGCCAAAACCTTAACAGGTATTTTACGTGATGGTTGTGAACAGGTTGCTCTTGCTCTTGACAATGGTGGTGAGCGAGGAAAATGGCACAATTGGGTTAACTTTTTGTTCGGCGATCAACCAACTCTTGCTCAAGACTCTATTGAGATAGAACCCTGTCCAGCAGTGCTTTCTATTCGATCGGCTTATTTATGTAAAGAATTGCAGAATGCCCTAAAAGCGCGACCTAAATTGAAAGATGCGATCGCTTTCATTAAGCCAGGTGTGACGATTGATTGTGAAACAGGTTCGGCCAAGCCAAATTTTCTCCGATTTGAAGAAGTTGTGAGGATGGATGCTGTTCTCACATCTAAAAACTGTACTTTAGACTTTGATGGCTATCTTAACATTACAGACGAGCAGAAAAAGATGGCTTTTGCCCTACTGGTTGCGGGGACAAAGATGGTTGAGCGTTTAGGAGGTAAACGCCGCCGAGGAAATGGGACTTGCAAGATTACCCTTATTGATGATGCTAAAACAAATGAGTGGCTAGCATATCTCAAAGAAAATCACGATAAGGAAGTTGGCGATCTACCCCAATGGGAAAAGCCAAAATTACGCTCAGGCTCTCAGTCTCCTGAAGCTGATTCAACCTGGTTTACTGTTCCCCTAACCATTACAACTCAATCACCGATTGTTTTGCCTAAACGGACTGTAGGTAACGTTGTTGAATGTCTTGACTATATTCCAGGTCGTTATCTTTTAGGTCACTTACATAAAGTTTTTGGCGATCGCATAAATGTTGGTGAAGCGATCGCCCGTGGTAATTTGATTATTACCAATGCAACAATTGCGATTGATGGTACAGCAGGTCGTCCAACTCCTTTCTGTTTATTTGGCGAAAAATTGGAAGGTGGTTTAAGTAAAGGTCAAAAAGTTTATAATCGATTTCAAGAACCAGAACCAAAAGATGCTCAGGGCAAAGAAATTCAGACCAAAGGTGAGCGCAGTGGTTATGTAGGAAAATTTGATGGAGAGAAATTACCTGAATACAAAACTGTCAAGCGAGAGGTAAACACTCACAACACGATTGATGATGAATCTCAACGTCCATCTCCTGAAACAGGTGGTGCTGTATATAGCTATCAAGCTATTCCTGCTCAAACAGAATTAAAAGGGGCATTGCGATTACCTAAAAGCATTAAAGACTATTTGGATATAAACTCCCTAAATCGCGATATTCAAGCTGGTCAGTCTAAGAAAGATCAATACGGCTTAATCAACATTACAGCAGACCAACCAAAGTGTTTTGAAACACATAATCAAGCTCGTAGCGATAACCTACTTTATGTTTGGTTTTTATCAGATGTTTTGCTACGAGATCATCGCCTGAATCCAACGACTGATCCAGATATTTTCAAGCAGGTGCTAGAGAGAGAGTTAGGTTTAGACGAAGGCTCTCTGAAAGTACGAGATAACAACTCATTGTTATCACTGATGATGCGATCGCGCCGTACAGAATCCTGGCAAGTACGCTGGGGTTTGCCTCGTCCTTCAATGCTGGGTTGGCAAGCTGGAAGCTGTGTTGTTTATAAGGTTCAGGGAGAGATAAAAGCTGAAAAATTAGCTGAACTAGAAGCAAAGGGAATTGGCGATCGCCGTGCTGAAGGATATGGACAAATCTGCTTTAACGATCCACTGCTTACTGAAAAACTATCTCATCTAAAACGAGAAGAGTCTGGAACTAGACCCGATCTGCCAGCATTGCAAGCTATCCCTGAACGCGATCCATCTTTTGACTATGCCCGCATCATTGAAACTGCTGCATGGCGCGAGGCAATTGAGAATAAAGCTTTGGCGATCGCATCAGACCCAAAAAAACGTGAAGAAATACTCGGTATCAAAATTGATAGAGATAAAAGCCATCCCTCCATGAGTCAGTTAGGGGGAATTCGCTCAAACTTGAGAAAACTTCAATCGAATAGTGATATTCCCGCTATGAGGATTTGGATGGAGTCGCTAGAGGAGAAACGAGCAAAGAACTGGGAAAAAACGAATAATGGATTAGATAAAATTAAGCGCTTAGTGACAGACAGTAACCTAATTTGGCAATACCTCGCTCTCGATCTAGAAGGCTTAGTAATTACTTTAAATGGGGTCGAGCAACTCAAGGCACAATTATGGGCTGAAGCTGTACGAACACTAGTTGATGCTATCATTCGCGCGCACAAGCGTGACTTTGAGAAGAAAGAGGAGGCTGCATAA
- a CDS encoding ATP-binding protein, translated as MHDSRSEPFQNHSSWYQANQDALMGALARVQAKLQAKVNGENPPEAPDRTLSPPSSLEQLCHLFGLSPFERDLLLLCAGMELDASFPALCAAAQGDSSKNYPTFSLALATLSQPQWNALTPDAPLRRWRMIEIGAGTVLTLSPLRIDERILHYLTGLQYLDERLKGVVEPFSVDSELVPSHQQLAQHLAAAWLQAFGKTPLPIVQLCGDRRSSKRAIAAALCQQVGLNLHILHAQALPTPSSELHPLLQLWAREAVLSHSALLLDCDATEDVTRNGAIALILERLHSPLIVSSRDRLQISLRPQIAADVRQPTPNEQRLLWQTALGDSATPLNGQVDLLVSHFNLNSPAIQAVCTEAFAQLENPRTEDSLSKLLWDTCCKQARPHLDDLSQRIEPGATWEDLVLPDTQRQILRDISAHIRQRAKVYEYWGFAKKGDRGLGISALFAGPSGTGKTMAAEVLAQELRLDLYRIDLSSVVSKYIGETEKNLRHVFDAAESGGAILLFDEADALFGKRSDVKDSHDRYANMEVSYLLQRMESYRGLAILTTNLKTSIDQAFLRRLRFVVQFPFPDASQRAEIWQRILPKQMPTEALDFKKLAKLNVAGGNIRNIAMNAAFLAADANESVTMKHLLRAAQSEYIKLERPLTDAEVKGWV; from the coding sequence ATGCATGATTCGCGAAGCGAGCCGTTCCAGAATCACTCTTCTTGGTACCAGGCGAACCAAGACGCCCTAATGGGTGCTTTAGCCAGAGTGCAAGCCAAACTGCAAGCTAAAGTTAATGGGGAAAATCCACCAGAAGCACCCGATCGAACCCTATCCCCTCCCTCTAGCCTAGAACAACTCTGCCATCTATTTGGCTTATCCCCCTTTGAGCGCGATTTATTATTACTGTGCGCGGGGATGGAACTAGACGCCAGCTTTCCCGCCTTGTGTGCGGCGGCGCAGGGAGACTCCTCAAAAAACTACCCCACCTTCAGCCTCGCCTTAGCCACCCTCAGCCAACCCCAATGGAACGCCTTAACCCCCGATGCACCCTTGCGGCGCTGGCGGATGATCGAAATTGGGGCGGGAACTGTCCTCACCTTAAGTCCGTTGCGAATTGACGAGCGCATTCTGCACTACCTGACGGGGTTGCAATACCTCGACGAACGCCTCAAGGGGGTAGTGGAACCCTTCTCTGTCGATAGCGAACTGGTGCCTTCCCACCAACAACTGGCGCAACATCTAGCCGCCGCCTGGTTGCAAGCTTTTGGCAAGACCCCTTTACCCATTGTGCAACTGTGTGGCGATCGCCGATCCAGCAAAAGAGCGATCGCCGCAGCATTGTGTCAGCAAGTGGGGTTAAACTTGCATATTCTCCACGCCCAGGCATTACCCACCCCTTCCTCAGAGTTACACCCCCTCCTGCAACTTTGGGCCAGAGAAGCCGTTCTGAGCCATAGCGCCCTGTTGCTCGACTGCGACGCGACGGAAGACGTAACCCGCAATGGGGCGATCGCGCTAATTTTAGAACGCTTGCACAGTCCCTTAATTGTCAGCAGTCGCGATCGCTTGCAAATCTCTTTGCGTCCCCAAATTGCCGCTGATGTGCGCCAACCCACCCCCAACGAACAGCGCCTCCTCTGGCAGACTGCTTTAGGCGACAGCGCTACCCCCCTCAATGGACAAGTCGATCTCCTTGTTTCCCACTTCAACCTCAATTCCCCCGCCATTCAAGCCGTCTGTACGGAAGCCTTTGCCCAACTAGAGAACCCCCGCACCGAAGACTCCCTGAGCAAGCTATTGTGGGATACCTGTTGCAAGCAAGCCCGCCCCCACCTAGATGACTTATCCCAACGCATCGAACCGGGTGCCACTTGGGAGGATCTCGTCTTACCCGACACCCAACGGCAAATTCTCCGCGATATTAGCGCCCATATCCGCCAGCGGGCTAAGGTTTATGAATATTGGGGATTTGCTAAAAAGGGCGATCGCGGTTTGGGAATTAGCGCCCTATTTGCAGGCCCTAGCGGTACCGGAAAAACAATGGCCGCCGAAGTTTTAGCCCAAGAACTCCGGTTAGACCTTTATCGAATTGACCTAAGTTCGGTGGTGAGCAAATATATTGGAGAAACCGAGAAAAATTTGCGGCACGTCTTCGATGCGGCTGAGTCTGGTGGAGCAATTTTATTATTTGACGAAGCCGATGCCCTTTTTGGCAAGCGTTCTGATGTCAAAGACTCCCACGATCGCTACGCCAATATGGAAGTAAGCTATCTTTTACAGCGCATGGAATCCTATCGCGGATTAGCAATTCTAACCACGAACTTAAAAACCTCCATTGACCAAGCTTTTTTACGTCGCCTGCGCTTTGTCGTCCAGTTTCCCTTCCCCGATGCTAGCCAACGCGCAGAAATTTGGCAGCGCATCCTTCCCAAGCAAATGCCGACAGAAGCACTCGATTTCAAAAAGCTGGCTAAACTCAACGTTGCGGGTGGCAATATCCGCAATATTGCCATGAATGCCGCCTTTTTAGCTGCCGATGCCAACGAATCGGTGACAATGAAACATCTATTGCGAGCCGCGCAAAGCGAATACATTAAACTAGAACGCCCCCTCACGGATGCTGAAGTCAAAGGTTGGGTTTAA
- a CDS encoding HD domain-containing protein has protein sequence MVATQLSDRFVSALVYAAHLHANQVRKDGKVPYIAHLLSVSALVLEDGGTEDEAIAGLLHDGVEDRGGDRTRQEIQRQFGDNVAAIVDGCTEPYLATNVSWNARKLGYIEQIRSASASVRRVSLADKLHNARSLLASLQQEGDRVWSRFNGGKAQMLWFYQALCEVYCSTTQDYLSQEFARVMAEIEAIALINP, from the coding sequence ATGGTTGCTACTCAGTTAAGCGATCGCTTTGTTAGCGCGTTAGTTTATGCCGCTCATCTGCACGCCAACCAAGTGCGTAAAGATGGCAAAGTTCCTTACATTGCTCACCTTCTCAGCGTGTCTGCTTTAGTGCTGGAGGATGGGGGAACCGAGGATGAGGCGATCGCGGGATTGTTGCATGATGGGGTAGAAGATCGGGGAGGCGATCGCACTCGTCAAGAAATTCAGCGGCAGTTTGGCGATAATGTTGCCGCGATTGTCGATGGCTGTACCGAACCCTATCTTGCAACTAACGTTTCTTGGAACGCGCGTAAACTGGGTTATATCGAGCAAATTCGCTCCGCCTCAGCATCCGTGCGCCGCGTCTCGCTAGCGGATAAATTGCACAATGCTCGCTCGTTGCTTGCCTCATTGCAGCAGGAAGGAGACAGGGTTTGGAGCCGCTTTAACGGGGGTAAGGCACAAATGCTATGGTTTTATCAGGCTTTGTGCGAGGTGTATTGTTCTACCACTCAGGACTATCTGAGCCAAGAGTTTGCACGGGTGATGGCAGAAATTGAGGCGATCGCGCTCATCAACCCTTAG
- the crn3 gene encoding CRISPR-associated ring nuclease Crn3/Csx3 produces MSAIELTSIGHQTYGGCPYQHLHIHLTRTQIDLEDLKELAFPQPLAPNLGIVLEGKAPLWLYGYLAQHYQNVPWIACYEPRLMGAVVAVDRTPTGLLGQVLPLKLPLQAFRKLQPEPQVSNESQVAVMNASLQLQVTALPTVQGDCQAIVLNITNRTDSDAPISIMGGKKTLSNLIAPQALAELELPENLNLDREVVLFGSGPTWLLVHLLERCRQSPWVGFYDLRLKQVVTVSSQSTKVPVASGVAVSFNRTPGVAILIGGPPDSGKSVFSNALRLSLAHHRPDLKVYLHRANWDGESNASYEMPQTLAKQLASENEIKLHLQENASQLICNYFQYHASAIANIRTVMDVVLVDVGGLPQTEKAAVVKQCTHYIVISSKPEKIQEWHELCGSTLTPILTIHSKLENCLSVLRQQPHLEVESGPWLWGKTQEVPKPLLDEILKIIPQSLENLSEDIAS; encoded by the coding sequence ATGTCAGCGATTGAACTTACCTCGATCGGACACCAAACCTACGGGGGTTGCCCCTATCAGCATCTTCACATTCATCTGACTCGCACCCAGATTGACTTGGAAGACTTGAAAGAACTGGCTTTTCCTCAACCTTTAGCGCCTAACTTAGGCATTGTGCTAGAAGGAAAAGCACCGCTATGGTTGTATGGCTACCTCGCCCAACATTACCAGAACGTGCCCTGGATTGCCTGTTATGAACCGCGTCTGATGGGTGCAGTGGTTGCGGTCGATCGAACCCCAACGGGATTACTCGGTCAGGTTTTGCCTTTAAAGCTGCCTCTGCAAGCCTTTCGTAAACTACAGCCCGAACCCCAGGTCAGCAACGAATCCCAAGTTGCGGTCATGAACGCAAGCCTCCAGCTTCAGGTAACGGCGTTACCCACAGTTCAAGGCGACTGTCAAGCGATCGTTCTCAATATCACCAACCGCACTGACTCGGATGCGCCAATTTCGATTATGGGCGGAAAGAAAACGCTTTCTAACCTAATAGCGCCCCAAGCTTTAGCAGAGTTGGAACTCCCGGAGAATCTGAATCTCGATCGGGAAGTGGTTTTATTTGGTTCAGGCCCCACTTGGCTGCTTGTCCATTTGCTGGAACGCTGTCGCCAGTCTCCTTGGGTTGGGTTTTACGATCTGCGGCTCAAGCAGGTTGTGACTGTCAGCAGCCAAAGCACCAAAGTTCCCGTTGCTTCTGGTGTGGCTGTTAGTTTTAATCGTACCCCAGGAGTTGCCATTCTGATTGGCGGGCCACCCGATAGCGGTAAGAGTGTCTTTTCTAATGCTCTCCGCCTGTCTTTGGCTCACCATCGTCCCGATCTTAAAGTCTATTTGCATCGAGCCAATTGGGATGGGGAAAGCAATGCCTCTTACGAGATGCCACAAACGCTAGCGAAACAGTTAGCCAGCGAAAATGAAATTAAGCTGCATCTTCAGGAGAATGCCTCGCAACTAATTTGCAATTACTTTCAGTATCATGCAAGCGCGATCGCCAATATTCGCACTGTTATGGATGTGGTTCTGGTCGATGTGGGAGGTTTACCCCAAACAGAAAAAGCCGCAGTTGTCAAACAATGCACTCATTACATTGTAATTAGTAGTAAACCTGAAAAAATTCAGGAGTGGCATGAACTTTGTGGCAGCACGCTAACCCCAATTTTGACTATCCATAGCAAACTAGAAAATTGCTTGTCAGTGTTGCGTCAACAACCCCATCTAGAAGTCGAATCCGGACCGTGGCTGTGGGGCAAAACCCAAGAAGTTCCCAAACCTTTACTTGATGAAATTCTGAAGATTATTCCGCAGAGCTTAGAAAACCTTTCGGAAGATATTGCCTCATAG
- a CDS encoding TIGR03985 family CRISPR-associated protein — protein sequence MRDPLFIEPPRVELLQGLARGSLKQNLPRAIRLWVWLRFLYGEEGLQTAFPDEFSFADWRTTFFTDTHPANEGIPPQHDRHCRCAKTTTEWLFTPQAGISQAEWCQTLQQQDALPNNIEDILQARLFGVTRRSLYEDLRILTKLGWVQRKRQKYRLVEEFPTSAWQVKLSTSAIVHPDLAAIADHLSQQINGKQRFFLHVDYVVPHDAIDRVDNWQAQLRQIWETHPIPPLLVTYTSPRVHKDFQCILYPVCIYYVQRATYLCAWGEVPNERSDVMDWRNYRLDRIQQIEGLNWEDPRVPQPMRQAFDKKTLPVPEWIQERMAEAWGFDFYQPDALLLLRFDRDFHAGYVRDTVRHETFKQVNYTQVQRLIQQNVCEPEQQQALLQLWQARSPQDAYYTARYRQGDLNVLLRLRAWRPRMEVILPWSLRQQMAAEVAQEQQLYAENNGIKL from the coding sequence ATGAGAGATCCTCTTTTTATCGAACCCCCCAGAGTGGAATTGTTGCAAGGGTTAGCCCGTGGCTCGCTCAAACAGAATTTGCCAAGAGCAATTCGCCTCTGGGTATGGTTGCGTTTCTTGTATGGAGAAGAGGGCTTACAAACCGCATTTCCTGATGAATTTTCTTTTGCAGATTGGCGAACCACCTTTTTTACGGATACTCATCCAGCTAATGAAGGCATTCCCCCCCAACACGATCGCCATTGTCGCTGTGCCAAGACAACGACAGAATGGTTATTTACCCCCCAAGCTGGCATTTCTCAGGCAGAATGGTGTCAAACCCTCCAGCAGCAGGACGCGCTACCCAACAATATTGAAGATATTTTGCAAGCGCGGCTATTTGGAGTAACTCGGCGCAGCTTATACGAGGATTTGCGAATCCTCACCAAATTAGGATGGGTGCAGCGAAAGAGACAGAAATATCGCTTGGTAGAGGAATTCCCAACCTCTGCTTGGCAGGTTAAACTCAGCACTAGCGCGATCGTGCATCCGGATCTAGCGGCGATCGCAGACCATCTTTCCCAGCAAATTAACGGAAAACAGCGATTCTTTCTGCACGTAGATTATGTCGTCCCCCATGATGCCATCGATCGCGTGGATAATTGGCAGGCTCAACTGCGACAGATTTGGGAGACTCACCCCATACCCCCGCTTTTAGTCACTTATACCAGTCCCAGAGTCCACAAAGACTTTCAATGCATTCTTTACCCAGTTTGCATCTATTACGTGCAACGAGCGACTTACTTATGTGCGTGGGGAGAAGTCCCTAACGAACGTTCAGATGTAATGGACTGGCGTAACTACCGCTTAGATCGGATTCAACAGATTGAGGGGCTAAATTGGGAAGATCCGCGAGTTCCTCAACCCATGCGTCAGGCTTTTGATAAAAAGACTTTACCTGTTCCTGAGTGGATTCAAGAACGCATGGCAGAAGCTTGGGGCTTTGATTTTTATCAACCCGATGCTTTACTCCTGTTACGCTTCGATCGAGATTTCCACGCCGGATATGTACGAGATACGGTGCGCCATGAGACTTTTAAGCAGGTGAACTATACTCAAGTGCAGAGGCTGATTCAGCAGAATGTTTGCGAACCGGAGCAGCAACAGGCATTATTGCAGTTATGGCAAGCGCGATCGCCCCAAGATGCTTACTATACAGCCCGCTACCGTCAGGGCGATCTCAATGTATTATTGCGGCTGCGGGCGTGGCGACCCAGAATGGAAGTAATTTTACCTTGGTCATTGCGCCAGCAAATGGCGGCAGAGGTGGCACAAGAACAGCAACTCTATGCAGAGAATAATGGGATAAAACTTTAA
- the csx19 gene encoding CRISPR-associated protein Csx19, with protein MPTSNSITKETKLYSYHAKEMRLNNAIADCQEQLKEAIGLLYSPQSCQLARLIDGTLHDSYNRAIHLPNHADIFEARIFNESCELRWLNRISGTGDAVLISEEKQTIKDFSAPEPISCESLKQKYLLWGAKAKNSANSNDWQRLAEARIGKLDIPLNEELKEGQRVYLKTYEYLKSIDEYGNFAVIEERLAKLEVS; from the coding sequence ATGCCAACGAGCAACTCTATTACAAAAGAAACAAAACTATATAGCTATCATGCCAAAGAAATGAGATTGAATAACGCGATCGCGGATTGTCAAGAGCAGTTAAAAGAGGCGATCGGGTTACTCTATTCACCTCAGTCCTGTCAACTCGCAAGATTAATTGATGGTACGTTACATGATTCCTATAATCGTGCCATTCATCTGCCGAATCATGCCGATATTTTTGAAGCACGAATATTTAATGAATCTTGCGAGCTTCGCTGGCTCAATCGTATTAGTGGGACTGGAGATGCAGTATTGATATCTGAAGAAAAACAGACTATCAAAGACTTCTCAGCCCCAGAACCAATTTCTTGCGAATCCCTTAAACAGAAATATCTACTTTGGGGTGCAAAAGCCAAAAATTCAGCTAATTCTAACGACTGGCAACGATTAGCAGAAGCACGAATTGGGAAGCTAGATATTCCGCTCAATGAGGAATTGAAAGAGGGACAGCGAGTTTACCTGAAGACTTATGAATATCTTAAATCTATTGATGAGTATGGTAATTTTGCAGTAATTGAAGAGCGTTTAGCTAAGTTAGAGGTGTCATGA
- a CDS encoding RAMP superfamily CRISPR-associated protein: MARAIQTRWKINGTLKAETPIYIGGMGGNADTDLALAVNGCGNYYIPGTSLAGALRGWMSKPFREAELKEPNHSINHLWGFQDANSNGHASFIVIEDAEIKGSSNIEIREGVGIDRHTGAAADKAKYSRAILPKGVTFPLSITLDCQQDQTPDELWKLLLFLEDGKIRIGGAKTRGLGKVKLEDVKIEKHILNTASGLFDSLLKQNLQQDWQKIKAALGQYYSPAELTLTIAWQPKDPVMVKTEGDGIAIDILPLVSQVDTDVKFVIPGSSIKGVLRTHAERIVRTVIGIDITPDREGKPKFNEQIKLYKANKPIELVDAIFGSAEKSKDNNSEGKIGALYIDDCHAAIPMTVENWSAVENASSMMVNNFRPLVEAAIDRSEDPYKVLQPAMHVAVDRWTGGAAEGMLYSVLEPIGVSWETIGLYLDLDRLQKYDSNLIKPAIALLLLVLRDFANRKIPIGYGTNRGMGTVEVTEITMNCSPINELAGIETKTEISSDLSSLGDLLTPLTEAWQNWITQHQEAA; encoded by the coding sequence ATGGCACGAGCAATACAGACACGCTGGAAAATTAACGGAACGTTAAAAGCTGAAACTCCAATCTATATCGGAGGGATGGGAGGGAATGCAGATACCGATCTGGCGTTAGCTGTAAACGGTTGTGGCAATTACTATATTCCGGGTACAAGTCTTGCGGGAGCCTTACGCGGTTGGATGAGTAAACCATTTAGAGAAGCTGAACTTAAAGAACCCAATCATTCAATTAATCATCTCTGGGGGTTTCAAGATGCAAATAGTAATGGTCATGCTAGCTTCATTGTGATTGAAGATGCTGAAATTAAGGGAAGCTCAAATATTGAAATTCGAGAAGGAGTAGGAATCGATCGCCACACTGGAGCCGCTGCTGACAAGGCTAAATATAGTCGTGCCATTCTTCCTAAAGGCGTTACTTTCCCTCTAAGCATCACTCTAGATTGTCAACAAGATCAAACACCAGATGAACTCTGGAAACTCCTTCTATTTTTAGAAGATGGAAAAATCCGAATCGGTGGTGCTAAAACACGGGGTTTAGGAAAAGTAAAGCTCGAAGATGTAAAGATCGAGAAGCATATTCTTAACACTGCGAGCGGATTATTTGATTCACTGCTCAAACAAAATCTTCAACAAGACTGGCAGAAGATAAAAGCCGCTTTGGGTCAATATTATTCACCAGCAGAGTTAACCCTCACTATTGCTTGGCAGCCTAAAGACCCTGTAATGGTCAAGACAGAAGGAGATGGAATTGCCATCGATATTTTACCTTTAGTCAGTCAAGTTGATACAGATGTTAAATTTGTGATTCCTGGTAGTTCAATTAAAGGGGTTTTGCGTACCCATGCTGAACGAATTGTACGAACAGTTATAGGGATTGATATTACACCCGATCGGGAAGGAAAGCCCAAATTTAACGAGCAAATCAAGCTTTATAAAGCAAACAAACCCATTGAATTAGTAGATGCGATCTTTGGGTCTGCGGAAAAGAGCAAAGACAACAATTCTGAAGGTAAAATAGGTGCGCTTTACATTGACGATTGCCATGCAGCCATTCCAATGACAGTCGAAAATTGGTCAGCCGTTGAGAATGCAAGCAGTATGATGGTCAATAACTTCAGGCCTTTAGTTGAAGCAGCAATCGATAGAAGCGAAGATCCATATAAAGTTTTACAACCTGCGATGCACGTTGCGGTCGATCGCTGGACGGGGGGTGCAGCAGAAGGGATGCTTTACAGTGTTTTGGAACCCATCGGCGTGAGTTGGGAAACCATTGGATTATATCTCGACTTAGATCGGCTTCAGAAATACGATTCAAACTTGATAAAACCTGCGATCGCACTTCTCCTTCTGGTTCTGCGTGACTTTGCCAATCGTAAAATCCCCATTGGCTACGGGACAAATCGTGGTATGGGAACGGTAGAAGTAACAGAAATAACAATGAATTGTAGCCCAATTAATGAGTTAGCTGGAATTGAAACAAAAACAGAAATTTCTTCTGATTTATCTAGTTTGGGTGATTTACTAACCCCTCTAACCGAGGCTTGGCAGAACTGGATTACTCAACATCAGGAGGCGGCATAA